The genomic DNA TCCGCGTATCACTCGTAATGATCTTAATCAAGCGTTGCATCATATTGGTGCCTCACTCTCTCGTAACTCAGTACAAGCACTTTATAAGTGGTTGTGTGGTATATATCTAGACGATGTAAATACCTTCCCAGGCTGTAGTTATACATACCTTTATGACTATTCCGCTGCATTGAGGATCTTTTAATGGAAGAATCTGATATCGGCTCTCTCACTTCAGatctattgatatttatttatatgaccTTCTTTTTTTcgaatgggaaaaaaaaatatttttttctttatttttttcgatcaaaattattgataGAGTTTTTATggtaattactttaatttatatgtaataaaattaattgctaTTGAAAGAGTCTTtagtacaagaaaaaaaaaatatcaattgaaaaatctgACAGTCCGTGTTCTTTTAATGAGttgtaataaattcattttttgatttttatttcgcCAAAATAAGAAGACTCcaataacttaattattttttttaaacctaaaattttttaaattattttagtggACAAGcgtaaaagaatttaaaacagttctatttttgtaaatttgacTTATAACTTTGGACGACAATTTGGGCATTCTAGGCAATTGAGGGTCAGTAAaattaactgaaaaaattCCGTATCTTTTTGAGTAACCTCGGAGCCATTCGAAGCTATCGGTGAGCGACCATGCAAAATAGCCGCGAATATTTACACCCTGTGAGATTAGTTTCAACACTTGATAAAGATTGTGGTGATAAAAATGGGCACGATTTTTGTCAGTTAACCCGCCGTCATCTTCGTATCCATTCTCGGTGATGATTATAGACGGAATATTCTTATACAGCTTCAACATATGTTGTATCGCCTTCGACATTTCCGATGGTGTACACTGGTAATCGgaagaaaatgataaataaattagttgattatttattgagtcatcaaaaaaaatttatttatagtcaaaataattactttagaTTCGGCAGTTGTCGAAAAAATTGAAGTCATTCCTGTATCTTCTGTAAAAGATACTATTGTTTTAGAACGATGCCttagcaatttttttacaactactgagtaatgaaaattaatccCCAAATAATCAACCGAATTTAGTATCATctgaatttgatttttcgtTAATTTTGGCAACCGTGAGCGAGGAAATCCTTGGTGATGACTAAGTTGTGATATCCGGTGTTTCATTGAATGGGGATAGTCACcatgttttgaaaatatcggaTGCAAAAACCAGCTGTTCCAAAACTCCCAAGATAGTTCAGCCCCTAACACTTCTTTATGATCATTTGGTTTTTCAGGGGACTGCCATGTCAATAATAATCCTATTCCTACTTGGCCTAGAACATCatcgaattaaatattttattttcccaaACCGCTTTAATGGCCAATGTAATTAGCgatcaattgattttttttaatgacaataGATAAAAGCAAATACCATTCTGTTGATTACGAAATTCTTGTTGATACATCCGGTATGTTCTAGCGTGAGCTATTAAAGCATGATGACCACACAGATAATCACCCACACCAGATTGATTTATTCCAGGCGCAAACTCTCCGTTATAACCAAAATAACACATTACTGAAGGTTCATTTATTGTAATCCAATATTTGACCTTAGGGTATAAACAAAAGTatagtcataaaaaattaaatagccATTTATTGATAGTAAGCAATTTTACCCTATCTCCGAACGCGGTGAAAAGCACCTGAGCATAATCGACGAACCAATCGACAATGAAGGGATTCGTCCATCCGCCTAGATCTTGTAATTTTTGAGGC from Microplitis mediator isolate UGA2020A chromosome 7, iyMicMedi2.1, whole genome shotgun sequence includes the following:
- the LOC130670716 gene encoding myrosinase 1-like, coding for MMDKFIYFNSIMILIGFLTIILSNFTVKTENFHFHLRGVNETVETKFPDNFMLGAGSSAFQTEGAWNVSQKGESIWDRMTHKKPHKIVDGSNADFATNFYNMYKTDISLIKQINGNAYRISISWSRVMPTGFSNNINIDGILYYNNVINEMIRQNITPLVTIYHWDLPQKLQDLGGWTNPFIVDWFVDYAQVLFTAFGDRVKYWITINEPSVMCYFGYNGEFAPGINQSGVGDYLCGHHALIAHARTYRMYQQEFRNQQNGQVGIGLLLTWQSPEKPNDHKEVLGAELSWEFWNSWFLHPIFSKHGDYPHSMKHRISQLSHHQGFPRSRLPKLTKNQIQMILNSVDYLGINFHYSVVVKKLLRHRSKTIVSFTEDTGMTSIFSTTAESKCTPSEMSKAIQHMLKLYKNIPSIIITENGYEDDGGLTDKNRAHFYHHNLYQVLKLISQGVNIRGYFAWSLTDSFEWLRGYSKRYGIFSVNFTDPQLPRMPKLSSKVISQIYKNRTVLNSFTLVH